From a region of the Micropterus dolomieu isolate WLL.071019.BEF.003 ecotype Adirondacks linkage group LG21, ASM2129224v1, whole genome shotgun sequence genome:
- the adam9 gene encoding disintegrin and metalloproteinase domain-containing protein 9 isoform X1 translates to MKMKMKGGREELLEVCCLLLLLLSGHSHCRDSQQTEHLSSYQLTVPRPIGGRLRRDVDGRPPNQVSYVISVDGNDHVVHLERNELLLPADFTVFSYSHNGSLITSRPPVQNHCHYQGFVQDMQGSSVALSICNGLRGVLHLTDDSYGIEPLDSAPDRHLVYRLQDVMSQPRGCGTPHDHNNATERAQREPEEIPHRRHSRMKRAILHQTHYVELLLVVDHERYNYMNRNETAVREEMVHLANLVDSIYIQLNVRVVLVGLEIWSQQNLISTEGGAGEVLSRFTQWREKELVSRRRHDSAQLILKKSFGATAGMAFVSTVCSRSHGGGINAFNNNNLPSFASIVAHELGHNLGMNHDDGRSCTCPTPACIMNSGATGSRNFSSCSADDFEKMILLTGGTCLLNVPRPDEAYSAPYCGNRLVDVGEECDCGSQKECEEDPCCEYQTCKLKSGAQCAYGECCSKCQYQPGGTVCRSSTDECDLPEYCNGSSPLCQSDVFVQNGQPCRNQRAYCYNGKCQHYDGQCQAIFGPKAKAAPEICFKDVNSKGDRFGNCGYHNFGYKKCESRNAMCGKLQCSNVQAVTVFGIEPSIISTPITGGKCYGVDFMLGSDVPDPGMVNEGTKCGDNKVCLNYECRSADILNYDCDVEKKCHGHGVCNSNKNCHCDDGWAAPFCEVKGYGGSVDSGPTWNDKDTSLRDGLLVFFFLVLPLLALGAFVFLRRNELLRRFGLSRRKRSQGYQADGAASANPSRGPTPRAHPPPRSNGNNIVRDGHHAQLLPPQEVVETSRTAPPHATRPPPPPLKPKPSATSQPLVPQRPAPAPPV, encoded by the exons ACTCTCAGCAGACAGAACACCTCTCTTCCTATCAGCTGACTGTCCCTCGACCAATAGGAGGCAGGCTGAGGCGGGACGTGGACGGAAGACCCCCCAATCAG GTGTCTTACGTCATCAGTGTGGATGGAAACGACCATGTTGTTCATCTGGAGAGAAATGA acTGCTGCTTCCTGCAGACTTCACCGTGTTCTCCTACAGTCACAACGGGTCACTCATCACATCCAGACCACCTGTGCAG aacCACTGTCACTACCAGGGCTTCGTTCAGGACATGCAGGGTTCATCTGTGGCTTTGAGCATCTGCAACGGCCtcag agGAGTGTTGCATCTCACCGACGACAGTTACGGCATCGAGCCGCTAGACTCCGCCCCCGACCGGCACCTGGTTTACCGCCTGCAGGATGTGATGTCGCAGCCGCGGGGATGTGGAACGCCGCACGACCACAACAACGCCACGGAGCGCGCTCAGCGCGAACCGGAGGAAATCCCCCACAGACGGCACAGCAGG ATGAAGCGAGCGATTCTCCATCAGACTCACTACgtggagctgctgctggtggtcgACCACGAGagg tACAACTACATGAACAGGAACGAGACGGCGGTGAGGGAGGAGATGGTTCATCTCGCCAACTTGGTCGACAGC atctACATACAGCTGAATGTTCGGGTGGTCCTGGTGGGGCTGGAGATCTGGTCTCAGCAGAACCTGATCAGCACCGAAGGAGGAGCCGGAGAGGTGCTGAGTCGCTTCACCcagtggagagagaaagagctggTGTCCCGCCGCCGCCACGACTCGGCGCAGCTCATCCT GAAGAAGAGTTTTGGGGCAACAGCTGGGATGGCCTTCGTCTCCACGGTCTGCTCCAGGAGCCACGGGGGCGGGATCAACGCG ttcaacaacaacaaccttcCCTCGTTCGCCTCCATCGTGGCTCATGAGCTCGGTCACAACCTCGGGATGAACCACGACGACGGGCGCTCCTGCACCTGCCCCACCCCCGCCTGCATCATGAACTCAGGGGCCAC AGGATCCAGAAACTTCAGCAGCTGCAGTGCCGATGACTTTGAGAAGATGATCCTGCTGACGGGGGGAACGTGTCTCCTGAACGTCCCGCGGCCTGACGAGGCCTACAGCGCCCCCTACTGTGGGAACCGGCTGGTGGACGTGGGAGAGGAGTGCGACTGCGGATCACAGAAG gagtgtgagGAGGACCCCTGCTGTGAGTATCAGACCTGTAAACTGAAGTCTGGAGCGCAGTGTGCGTACGGAGAGTGCTGCTCCAAATGTCAG tacCAACCAGGTGGGACGGTGTGTCGGTCCAGTACAGACGAGTGCGATCTGCCTGAGTACTGTAACGGCTCCTCGCCGCTCTGTCAGAGCGACGTCTTCGTCCAG aACGGGCAGCCCTGCAGGAACCAGCGGGCCTACTGTTATAACGGGAAGTGCCAGCACTACGACGGGCAGTGTCAGGCCATATTCGGACCCA AGGCGAAGGCGGCTCCTGAAATCTGTTTCAAAGACGTCAACAGTAAAGGAGATCGCTTCGGCAACTGTGGTTACCACAACTTTGGCTACAAGAAGTGTGAGAGCAg AAACGCCATGTGCGGGAAGCTGCAGTGCTCTAACGTCCAGGCGGTGACGGTGTTCGGCATCGAGCCGTCGATCATCAGCACGCCGATCACCGGAGGCAAATGTTACGGAGTCGACTTCATGTTGGGATCAGACGTCCCCGATCCAGGGATGGTGAACGAAGGGACCAAGTGTGGAGAcaacaag GTCTGTTTGAACTATGAGTGTCGCAGCGCTGACATCCTGAACTACGACTGTGACGTGGAGAAGAAATGTCACGGACACGGG gtGTGTAACAGTAACAAGAACTGTCACTGTGACGACGGCTGGGCTGCACCTTTCTGTGAGGTCAAAGGTTACGGGGGCAGCGTGGACAGCGGACCCACCTGGAACG ATAAGGACACGTCTCTCAGAGACGGCCTGCTGGTCTTCTTCTTCCTCGTTCTTCCTCTGCTCGCTCTGGGTGCGTTTGTTTTCCTGCGCAGGAACGAGCTGCTGCGGCGGTTCGGGCTGAGCCGCAGGAAGAGGTCGCAGGGATACCA GGCTGACGGCGCAGCTTCAGCCAATCCCAGCAGAGGACCGACTCCCAGAGCGCATCCTCCCCCCCGGAGCAACGGCAACAACATCGTCAGAGACGGG CACCACGCTCAGCTTCTGCCACCACAGGAG GTGGTGGAAACCAGCAGGACAGCTCCCCCCCACGCCACgaggcctcctcctcctcctct GAAACCGAAACCTTCCGCTACATCACAGCCTCTGGTGCCTCAAAGACCCGCCCCCGCTCCACCTGTTTAA
- the adam9 gene encoding disintegrin and metalloproteinase domain-containing protein 9 isoform X2 has product MKMKMKGGREELLEVCCLLLLLLSGHSHCRDSQQTEHLSSYQLTVPRPIGGRLRRDVDGRPPNQVSYVISVDGNDHVVHLERNELLLPADFTVFSYSHNGSLITSRPPVQNHCHYQGFVQDMQGSSVALSICNGLRGVLHLTDDSYGIEPLDSAPDRHLVYRLQDVMSQPRGCGTPHDHNNATERAQREPEEIPHRRHSRMKRAILHQTHYVELLLVVDHERYNYMNRNETAVREEMVHLANLVDSIYIQLNVRVVLVGLEIWSQQNLISTEGGAGEVLSRFTQWREKELVSRRRHDSAQLILKKSFGATAGMAFVSTVCSRSHGGGINAFNNNNLPSFASIVAHELGHNLGMNHDDGRSCTCPTPACIMNSGATGSRNFSSCSADDFEKMILLTGGTCLLNVPRPDEAYSAPYCGNRLVDVGEECDCGSQKECEEDPCCEYQTCKLKSGAQCAYGECCSKCQYQPGGTVCRSSTDECDLPEYCNGSSPLCQSDVFVQNGQPCRNQRAYCYNGKCQHYDGQCQAIFGPKAKAAPEICFKDVNSKGDRFGNCGYHNFGYKKCESRNAMCGKLQCSNVQAVTVFGIEPSIISTPITGGKCYGVDFMLGSDVPDPGMVNEGTKCGDNKVCLNYECRSADILNYDCDVEKKCHGHGVCNSNKNCHCDDGWAAPFCEVKGYGGSVDSGPTWNDKDTSLRDGLLVFFFLVLPLLALGAFVFLRRNELLRRFGLSRRKRSQGYQADGAASANPSRGPTPRAHPPPRSNGNNIVRDGVVETSRTAPPHATRPPPPPLKPKPSATSQPLVPQRPAPAPPV; this is encoded by the exons ACTCTCAGCAGACAGAACACCTCTCTTCCTATCAGCTGACTGTCCCTCGACCAATAGGAGGCAGGCTGAGGCGGGACGTGGACGGAAGACCCCCCAATCAG GTGTCTTACGTCATCAGTGTGGATGGAAACGACCATGTTGTTCATCTGGAGAGAAATGA acTGCTGCTTCCTGCAGACTTCACCGTGTTCTCCTACAGTCACAACGGGTCACTCATCACATCCAGACCACCTGTGCAG aacCACTGTCACTACCAGGGCTTCGTTCAGGACATGCAGGGTTCATCTGTGGCTTTGAGCATCTGCAACGGCCtcag agGAGTGTTGCATCTCACCGACGACAGTTACGGCATCGAGCCGCTAGACTCCGCCCCCGACCGGCACCTGGTTTACCGCCTGCAGGATGTGATGTCGCAGCCGCGGGGATGTGGAACGCCGCACGACCACAACAACGCCACGGAGCGCGCTCAGCGCGAACCGGAGGAAATCCCCCACAGACGGCACAGCAGG ATGAAGCGAGCGATTCTCCATCAGACTCACTACgtggagctgctgctggtggtcgACCACGAGagg tACAACTACATGAACAGGAACGAGACGGCGGTGAGGGAGGAGATGGTTCATCTCGCCAACTTGGTCGACAGC atctACATACAGCTGAATGTTCGGGTGGTCCTGGTGGGGCTGGAGATCTGGTCTCAGCAGAACCTGATCAGCACCGAAGGAGGAGCCGGAGAGGTGCTGAGTCGCTTCACCcagtggagagagaaagagctggTGTCCCGCCGCCGCCACGACTCGGCGCAGCTCATCCT GAAGAAGAGTTTTGGGGCAACAGCTGGGATGGCCTTCGTCTCCACGGTCTGCTCCAGGAGCCACGGGGGCGGGATCAACGCG ttcaacaacaacaaccttcCCTCGTTCGCCTCCATCGTGGCTCATGAGCTCGGTCACAACCTCGGGATGAACCACGACGACGGGCGCTCCTGCACCTGCCCCACCCCCGCCTGCATCATGAACTCAGGGGCCAC AGGATCCAGAAACTTCAGCAGCTGCAGTGCCGATGACTTTGAGAAGATGATCCTGCTGACGGGGGGAACGTGTCTCCTGAACGTCCCGCGGCCTGACGAGGCCTACAGCGCCCCCTACTGTGGGAACCGGCTGGTGGACGTGGGAGAGGAGTGCGACTGCGGATCACAGAAG gagtgtgagGAGGACCCCTGCTGTGAGTATCAGACCTGTAAACTGAAGTCTGGAGCGCAGTGTGCGTACGGAGAGTGCTGCTCCAAATGTCAG tacCAACCAGGTGGGACGGTGTGTCGGTCCAGTACAGACGAGTGCGATCTGCCTGAGTACTGTAACGGCTCCTCGCCGCTCTGTCAGAGCGACGTCTTCGTCCAG aACGGGCAGCCCTGCAGGAACCAGCGGGCCTACTGTTATAACGGGAAGTGCCAGCACTACGACGGGCAGTGTCAGGCCATATTCGGACCCA AGGCGAAGGCGGCTCCTGAAATCTGTTTCAAAGACGTCAACAGTAAAGGAGATCGCTTCGGCAACTGTGGTTACCACAACTTTGGCTACAAGAAGTGTGAGAGCAg AAACGCCATGTGCGGGAAGCTGCAGTGCTCTAACGTCCAGGCGGTGACGGTGTTCGGCATCGAGCCGTCGATCATCAGCACGCCGATCACCGGAGGCAAATGTTACGGAGTCGACTTCATGTTGGGATCAGACGTCCCCGATCCAGGGATGGTGAACGAAGGGACCAAGTGTGGAGAcaacaag GTCTGTTTGAACTATGAGTGTCGCAGCGCTGACATCCTGAACTACGACTGTGACGTGGAGAAGAAATGTCACGGACACGGG gtGTGTAACAGTAACAAGAACTGTCACTGTGACGACGGCTGGGCTGCACCTTTCTGTGAGGTCAAAGGTTACGGGGGCAGCGTGGACAGCGGACCCACCTGGAACG ATAAGGACACGTCTCTCAGAGACGGCCTGCTGGTCTTCTTCTTCCTCGTTCTTCCTCTGCTCGCTCTGGGTGCGTTTGTTTTCCTGCGCAGGAACGAGCTGCTGCGGCGGTTCGGGCTGAGCCGCAGGAAGAGGTCGCAGGGATACCA GGCTGACGGCGCAGCTTCAGCCAATCCCAGCAGAGGACCGACTCCCAGAGCGCATCCTCCCCCCCGGAGCAACGGCAACAACATCGTCAGAGACGGG GTGGTGGAAACCAGCAGGACAGCTCCCCCCCACGCCACgaggcctcctcctcctcctct GAAACCGAAACCTTCCGCTACATCACAGCCTCTGGTGCCTCAAAGACCCGCCCCCGCTCCACCTGTTTAA